In Candidatus Eremiobacteraceae bacterium, a genomic segment contains:
- a CDS encoding DUF3311 domain-containing protein has product MSRRTRLPLVVAAIPAIALTFAVPFVNRDDPHVFGLPFIFAWIIAWIVVTPPIMWVVHRFIEGRR; this is encoded by the coding sequence ATGTCACGAAGGACGCGACTGCCGCTTGTAGTCGCGGCGATACCCGCAATCGCGCTGACCTTCGCGGTGCCGTTCGTCAATCGAGACGACCCGCACGTCTTCGGTTTGCCGTTCATCTTCGCGTGGATCATCGCGTGGATCGTCGTGACGCCGCCGATCATGTGGGTCGTCCACCGCTTCATCGAGGGCAGACGTTGA
- a CDS encoding sodium:solute symporter family protein → MSAPVIALGVAATIIACAIVVGLLGGRHKLSNPGEFLVAGRSLGALLLWILLAGEIYTAFTFLGAAGWAYGRGAPVYYILCYGPVAYVIGYFVMPLAWKVGNRYGMLTIGDFFATRYTSTALGAIVAVVGFVFLIPYIALQLSGLQTLLSIAGYGTINAQLAVVIAVLVIALFVFSTGLRGAAWTAIVKDAVVLAGVIFAGVVLPIHFFGSPAALIARVEAIKPQWLTLSTSDPTYNLTWFVSTVVLNGVAFFLFPQSLMSVYSAKSAGSLRRNYVWLPFYNVMLALMVFAGLTALIVRPGLSGPDVDQSFVSVVATFYPPWVLGAIAGAGSLAALVPVSVQLLGASGLFVKNVIEDAFSWRGSEGQRTLVVRILVLALAAGALVLWVFLKTTLVELLLLAYNGMAQFVPGFAAAFWWRRASAVGVAAGIAAGIAICIYGVVAKVSAILGVNIGLVALAVNAIVMYVFSVVTTAPRAELVDAFRSIAFADDDATPM, encoded by the coding sequence TTGAGCGCGCCGGTCATCGCTCTCGGCGTCGCAGCGACGATCATCGCGTGCGCGATCGTCGTCGGTCTGCTCGGCGGCCGGCACAAGCTGTCGAACCCAGGCGAATTCCTCGTCGCCGGCCGCTCGCTCGGCGCGCTTTTGCTTTGGATCTTGCTCGCGGGCGAGATCTACACCGCGTTCACGTTCCTCGGCGCCGCCGGCTGGGCATACGGCAGGGGCGCGCCCGTCTACTACATCCTGTGCTACGGACCCGTCGCGTACGTCATCGGCTACTTCGTCATGCCGCTCGCATGGAAGGTAGGAAACCGGTATGGCATGCTGACGATCGGCGATTTCTTCGCCACGCGCTACACGAGCACGGCGCTCGGCGCGATCGTCGCGGTCGTCGGGTTCGTCTTCCTCATCCCCTACATAGCGCTCCAACTGTCCGGCCTTCAGACGCTTCTGAGCATCGCCGGGTACGGCACGATCAATGCACAGCTCGCGGTCGTCATCGCGGTGCTCGTCATCGCGCTCTTCGTCTTCTCGACCGGTCTACGGGGCGCGGCATGGACCGCGATCGTCAAGGACGCGGTCGTCCTCGCCGGCGTCATCTTCGCCGGCGTCGTGCTTCCGATCCATTTCTTTGGTTCACCCGCCGCCCTCATCGCGCGAGTCGAGGCGATCAAACCGCAATGGCTCACACTGTCGACGAGCGATCCGACCTACAACCTCACGTGGTTCGTCTCGACCGTCGTCCTCAACGGCGTCGCCTTCTTCCTATTCCCCCAAAGCCTCATGTCCGTGTACTCGGCGAAGAGCGCCGGGTCGCTGCGCCGCAACTACGTGTGGCTGCCGTTCTATAACGTCATGCTGGCGCTCATGGTGTTCGCAGGCCTCACGGCGCTCATCGTCAGGCCCGGCTTGAGCGGACCGGATGTCGACCAATCGTTCGTATCGGTCGTCGCGACGTTCTACCCGCCGTGGGTGCTCGGCGCGATCGCCGGCGCTGGCTCGCTCGCCGCGCTCGTGCCGGTCTCGGTCCAACTGCTCGGCGCGAGCGGGCTCTTCGTGAAGAACGTCATCGAAGATGCGTTTTCGTGGCGAGGATCGGAAGGGCAGCGAACGCTCGTCGTCCGCATCCTCGTCCTCGCGCTCGCGGCGGGCGCACTCGTGCTATGGGTATTCCTCAAGACGACGCTCGTCGAGTTGCTGCTCCTCGCGTACAACGGCATGGCGCAATTCGTGCCCGGCTTCGCGGCCGCATTCTGGTGGCGGCGCGCAAGCGCGGTGGGTGTAGCGGCCGGAATCGCTGCCGGCATCGCCATCTGCATCTACGGTGTCGTCGCAAAGGTGTCGGCCATCCTCGGCGTTAACATCGGCCTCGTCGCGCTTGCAGTCAACGCAATCGTCATGTACGTTTTCAGCGTCGTCACGACCGCGCCGCGGGCCGAGCTGGTGGACGCCTTCCGGTCCATCGCGTTCGCCGACGACGACGCGACCCCGATGTGA